The following are encoded together in the Methylomonas methanica MC09 genome:
- a CDS encoding mechanosensitive ion channel domain-containing protein yields MRIYQFFLVLIVSNLLFVNTGYADAIDQILTDSGSEASSVNTKPIELEHSKQTDKQIKKRLEQIYSELEGLNDLQVAVASSVVTLTGTVDSKAAEQKALDFARNVQGVIDVKNQLITTHDLKKRLDTVQSKFKTSAEQLLVESPLYLLALLTFCLFWFIGSWLGKRQQLYRKIAVNYFIADLLGKFVHLVCTLLGIVLALSLLDATALLGTILGAAGILGLAISFAVRDTVENFIASLLLSIRNPFEVNDAVDIDGFQGSVVRLTSRATILMSFDGNHVRIPNSTVFKAVITNYTRHPNRRFEFDLGIGYSENLSRAQELILNALENMQGILTEPKPQVIVQDIGDSNVVLRIYAWLNQTEYGFLKVRSEAIKRVKECVDQANISVPRPIYDLNMIKASTASEQSQVANVAPASDTTRDEIADVSADNELKEQILEDNLKYGDENLLDSDSKKEI; encoded by the coding sequence ATGCGTATTTATCAATTTTTTCTTGTACTGATAGTCTCGAATCTGCTGTTCGTGAACACCGGTTATGCTGATGCTATCGATCAAATTTTGACCGATAGCGGCAGTGAGGCGAGTTCTGTTAACACTAAACCTATAGAACTCGAGCATAGCAAGCAAACCGACAAGCAGATCAAGAAACGCTTGGAGCAAATCTACTCGGAACTGGAGGGTTTGAACGATTTGCAGGTCGCGGTCGCCAGCAGCGTGGTGACCTTAACCGGCACGGTGGATTCAAAAGCCGCCGAACAAAAGGCGCTGGATTTCGCCCGTAATGTGCAGGGCGTAATAGACGTAAAGAACCAGCTCATCACCACGCACGACTTAAAAAAACGCCTGGATACGGTTCAAAGCAAATTTAAAACCAGCGCCGAACAACTGCTTGTGGAATCGCCGCTTTATCTGCTGGCATTGCTGACTTTTTGCTTATTCTGGTTTATCGGTTCCTGGCTGGGGAAGCGGCAGCAACTGTATAGAAAAATCGCCGTTAATTATTTTATCGCCGACCTGCTAGGCAAGTTCGTGCATTTGGTTTGTACCTTGCTGGGTATTGTGTTGGCTTTGAGCTTGCTGGATGCCACCGCCCTGCTGGGTACCATTTTAGGGGCGGCCGGTATTTTGGGTTTGGCGATCAGTTTTGCGGTGCGGGATACGGTCGAGAATTTTATTGCCAGTCTGTTGCTGAGCATTCGAAATCCCTTTGAAGTAAACGATGCCGTCGATATTGATGGGTTCCAGGGGAGTGTGGTCAGGCTGACGTCGAGAGCGACGATATTGATGTCGTTTGACGGCAATCATGTGCGGATACCCAATTCAACCGTATTCAAGGCCGTCATTACCAACTATACCCGGCATCCGAATCGGCGCTTTGAATTCGATTTGGGTATCGGTTACAGCGAAAACTTAAGTCGGGCGCAAGAGTTGATTTTGAATGCTTTGGAGAATATGCAGGGCATCCTGACGGAACCCAAGCCGCAGGTTATCGTGCAGGACATCGGCGATTCGAATGTTGTCTTGCGTATTTACGCTTGGCTGAATCAAACCGAGTACGGTTTTTTAAAAGTGCGTAGCGAAGCGATTAAGCGAGTCAAGGAATGTGTCGATCAGGCAAATATTAGTGTGCCACGTCCGATTTACGACCTTAATATGATTAAAGCGTCCACAGCATCCGAGCAATCTCAAGTAGCCAACGTTGCACCGGCATCGGACACCACGCGTGATGAGATCGCCGACGTCAGCGCCGACAATGAATTAAAAGAACAAATACTTGAAGATAACCTGAAATACGGCGATGAGAA
- a CDS encoding DUF2254 domain-containing protein, giving the protein MRTWLIHFWEYLRNSYWLIPVIMLFTAIALSYSLLEADAHIDLTMVRGLGWLVFTSSDGARAVLSTIAASTFAAATLTFSVTMVTLSLTSSQFGPRLLRNFLRDPVNQFVFGAFIATFVYCLLIMRGMGVADSRIPSISISLALVFVLTDSILFIGFIHHLTSSIRVERIAFEIGQEFIEAIHRFLPEPYTEDEESSYAPSLPKDTATVIRSEAFGYVQAINHSALISLAENENITIELLFKPGHYVQPGAPIANIWPYVHLKDHIEGPLRACFLLGKQPSGEQDLEFTVRQLVQIAARALSPGINDPFTAMTCIDYLATGLAVIATRQLPEFQIRNEAGRLLLVKNRISFQSLLEACFNGIRQMCANNPPVVIYLLEAFAQLASITQRNADREALALNAKLTLDSTIGQNLLEHDAQAIKQRFERVQQAFALSEEALPTKS; this is encoded by the coding sequence ATGCGAACCTGGCTGATTCATTTTTGGGAATATCTGCGTAATAGCTATTGGTTGATCCCCGTGATCATGCTGTTTACCGCCATCGCTTTATCTTACAGCTTGCTTGAGGCGGATGCCCATATCGACTTAACTATGGTTCGCGGGCTCGGATGGCTGGTGTTTACCAGTTCAGACGGTGCGAGGGCGGTTTTGTCCACTATCGCAGCTTCCACATTCGCCGCCGCCACGCTGACGTTCTCGGTGACCATGGTGACGTTGAGCTTAACCAGTTCTCAGTTTGGCCCCCGTTTATTGCGGAATTTTTTGCGCGACCCGGTCAATCAATTCGTGTTCGGCGCATTCATTGCCACGTTTGTCTATTGTTTACTGATTATGCGCGGCATGGGAGTTGCGGATAGCCGGATACCAAGCATTTCGATCAGTCTGGCGTTGGTATTTGTGTTGACAGACAGTATCTTGTTTATCGGCTTTATCCATCATTTAACCTCGTCCATTCGCGTGGAACGCATCGCCTTTGAAATCGGGCAGGAATTTATCGAAGCGATTCACCGTTTTCTCCCGGAGCCTTATACCGAAGACGAGGAATCTTCCTACGCGCCATCCCTTCCCAAAGACACGGCAACCGTAATCCGCTCCGAAGCCTTTGGTTACGTGCAGGCCATTAATCATTCGGCATTAATATCGCTGGCGGAAAATGAAAATATTACCATTGAGCTGCTATTCAAACCCGGCCACTACGTGCAGCCGGGCGCTCCGATAGCAAACATCTGGCCTTATGTTCACCTGAAGGATCACATAGAAGGCCCGCTGCGTGCGTGTTTTCTGTTGGGTAAACAACCCAGCGGCGAGCAGGATTTGGAATTTACGGTTCGGCAGCTCGTGCAAATTGCCGCCCGGGCTCTTTCCCCCGGTATTAACGATCCCTTTACCGCAATGACCTGCATCGATTATTTAGCCACCGGCTTGGCTGTTATCGCAACCCGGCAACTGCCCGAATTCCAAATCAGAAATGAGGCGGGGCGCTTATTGCTGGTAAAAAACCGGATTTCGTTCCAAAGTTTGCTTGAGGCCTGTTTTAACGGAATTCGACAAATGTGCGCTAACAATCCGCCGGTTGTGATTTATTTACTTGAGGCGTTTGCCCAATTGGCTTCTATAACCCAAAGAAATGCCGACAGGGAGGCGCTGGCGCTGAATGCAAAGCTTACCTTGGATTCGACGATAGGCCAGAACCTGTTGGAGCATGACGCACAGGCCATTAAACAAAGATTTGAACGCGTTCAGCAGGCGTTTGCACTTTCCGAAGAAGCGTTGCCTACGAAGTCATAG